Proteins from a single region of Centropristis striata isolate RG_2023a ecotype Rhode Island chromosome 9, C.striata_1.0, whole genome shotgun sequence:
- the matk gene encoding megakaryocyte-associated tyrosine-protein kinase: MAKMSWAAGTQCVAKGDYKKPKPGELAYHKGDILSIVDMSKKKGYFKARHNTTGEEGLINSTNVREREALRVDPSLSLMPWFHGNISGPEAVCKLQPAEDGLFLVRESIRHPGDYVLCVSVSGGVIHYRVIYQENKLTIDNTEYFYNLIDMIEFYSKNKGSIATTLLKPKQKQGTKSAELELSKTGWLLDIAQLKLGEIIGEGEFGAVYEGEYLGQRVAVKTIKCDVTAQAFLQETTVMTKLQHKNLVRLLGVILHKGLHIVTELMTKGNLVNFLRTRGRSVISSVQLLRFALDVCEGMEYLESKKLVHRDLAARNVLVSDDNEAKVSDFGLTKVDSKVSDNAKLPVKWTAPEALKKEKFSTKSDVWSYGVLLWEIFSYGRQPYPKMSLKEVKEKVEAGYRMEAPEDCPPSVYSLMRICWEQEPRRRPTFHKLREKLERGLVQSGSEHQDGTRSGSGC; encoded by the exons ATGGCAAAG atGAGCTGGGCTGCAGGTACACAGTGTGTAGCCAAGGGGGACTACAAGAAACCAAAACCTGGAGAACTAGCCTACCACAAAGGAGACATCCTCTCTATTGTTGACATGAGCAAG AAGAAGGGATATTTTAAGGCCAGACACAACACCACGGGAGAGGAGGGACTCATAAACTCCACCAATGTGCGTGAACGAGAGGCTCTGCGCGTGGACCCCAGCCTCAGCCTGATGCC GTGGTTTCATGGGAACATCTCTGGTCCAGAGGCGGTTTGTAAGCTCCAGCCGGCCGAGGACGGGCTGTTCCTGGTTCGAGAGTCTATCCGTCATCCCGGTGACTATGTCCTGTGTGTCAGTGTCTCTGGAGGAGTCATCCACTACCGGGTGATTTATCAGGAAAACAAGCTGACCATCGACAACACAGAGTATTTCTACAACCTCATCGACATGATAGAG TTCTACTCGAAGAACAAAGGCTCCATCGCCACAACTCTTCTGAAGCCCAAACAGAAACAAGGAACCAAGTCGGCGGAGTTGGAGCTTTCAAAAA CTGGATGGCTGCTGGACATCGCCCAGCTCAAACTGGGAGAGATTATTGGAGAGGGGGAGTTTGGTG CTGTTTATGAAGGAGAGTATCTGGGCCAGAGGGTGGCAGTAAAGACCATTAAATGTGATGTCACAGCTCAGGCCTTCCTGCAGGAGACCACAGTCATGAC GAAGCTCCAGCATAAAAACCTGGTGCGATTGTTGGGCGTCATTCTTCACAAAGGGCTTCATATTGTCACAGAGCTCATGACTAAG GGAAACCTTGTCAACTTTCTCAGGACGAGAGGACGTTCAGTTATAAGCTCAGTTCAGCTGCTCCGCTTTGCTCT tgatgTGTGTGAGGGGATGGAGTACCTGGAGTCTAAGAAGCTGGTCCACAGAGATTTGGCAGCTCGCAACGTGCTGGTCTCTGACGACAACGAGGCCAAGGTCAGCGACTTCGGCCTGACCAAGGTGGACTCCAAGGTGTCGGATAACGCCAAACTGCCGGTCAAATGGACCGCCCCCGAAGCTCTGAAGAAAGAG AAATTCTCCACAAAGTCAGATGTTTGGAGTTACGGTGTTCTTCTGTGGGAGATCTTTTCATACGGACGTCAGCCGTACCCCAAGATG tctctaaaggaggtgaaggagaaaGTGGAGGCGGGCTATCGCATGGAGGCTCCAGAGGACTGTCCCCCCAGTGTTTACTCCCTGATGAGGATTTGCTGGGAGCAGGAACCACGCAGGAGACCTACTTTCCACAAACTGAGAGAGAAACTTGAGCGTGGTTTAGTACAGTCCGGATCAGAGCATCAGGATGGGACCAGGTCTGGATCTGGATGCTGA